A stretch of DNA from Nitrospira sp. KM1:
GTCTGCACCGAACAGTAATGACAGCGTCTCGTGCAGATCCCACCCAGTATGAGGAACGTGGCCGTCCCGGCGTTCCAGCATTCCCAGCGGTTCGGGCAGCGGGCTTCTTCACAAATCGTGTGCAGACCCAGGCCGTCCATGGTGTTCTTGAGATCAAGATATTTGGCAGTCGTGGAGGTCTCCACTCGAAACCAGGGTGGCAGTCTGGGACGGGACTGGGACCGAATCTGATCGGGAGAGATCAACTTCATTCACACGTCATTTCGCGAGATGGGGACGGAACCACGTGAGCAATTTGTCCAGCAATCCCGAGGGTTCAGGACTGGGAACAACCGGATCAGGATATTCCACCCAAATTTCCTGCGAGCCGATATAGATGCCCCGGCGATAGGTCATCTGAGATTTGAGCTGCCTGTATCCGCGGGCATGAAGGATCTCCACCAATCGGAGCAGAGCCGCATCCTGCGTCAACTGCGAATCGGTATGCAGTCTGGTCGATTCGTACCTCAGGTTGGCCCGATAGCCTGTTTCGTGATGCTCGAATTCGACCGGACGGCTGAATCCGCGCTCCCGATCGTCCAGACCGGCAAGTTGGAATGTGTCCAGCGTCTCGTGATCCATGGGCCCTCGACAGGCGCGCTACAATCCGACGTACAGGTCGGCCATCTGCAGAGTGGAGATGGTACGGACGGTACGGCGCGCAGCCGGCACCTTTTTATTGTCCGACCGGACGCCGCATTATTCCAGTGCCCTATAGACCGCGACCAAGTCGCTCAACGCCGTGGTCTTATTCTTGAGGATCGCGCGCTCAGCCTGAATGGCCTCACGGTGCTGGGGATGACTGCCGTTTTTCAGACAACTTGCGCCCAATCCCAGAATCCGATCGCATTCCTCGGTCAGCTTCTTTTGCACCACGGGATTGACCTCGAGGATGTTCATCAGCTCGCGGCGCGTCGAGCTCAGATGGGCTTGCAGATCCGCATCCGGATAGGTCTTGCGCGCGGATTCATCGAAACAGCGGTCCAGGTAATTTGCCAGAAACACGTAGAGCCGAACGAGCGCGGCGGCGACTTCAATCTGGTCTTTGGCCGTAGCGGGCATAGCCGTTCCTTTCTATCTCGATCCGGGTGTCAGAGAAGGACCTTGATGTCCGCTCCTTCCACCTGAACCTGATACGATTCCACCTTACCGGACGGGTTGTTCTTGCAGACACCGGATGTGACGTCGAATCTCCAGCCGTGCCAGGGACAGGTCACGACGCTGCCTTCGAGTTCACCTTCCCCAAGCGGCCCTCCCCGATGGATGCAGACATTGTCGATCGCGTAAAACGTCCCGTCTACGTTAAAGACGGCGAGCGTCTTTCCATTCGATTCGGCCACGATCCCGCTGCCCGGCTTGACGTCGCCGGTCCCTGCGACACGCACGAACTCACCCATGAAATTCCTCCACCAATAGCAGGATGTTGAAAAAGTCCTCCGGCTGCGTTCTCGCGTTACTCAGAGGCTCAGCGTACGACAGAGAGTACGATTCGCCTCTTCGTTCGCTGCGGCCTTGCCGAAAGGCCTTTTTGAACATCCTGCGAGCTTTTCCGACTCGATCAGCGATCATGCCCAGTTTTGTGTTTTCCGGGGTCCAAAACAGTTTTCAACAGCCTGATAGTGATACCGCTAGTTTTGTGTAAATGGTTCTTTGATTTTCTTGAGCAGGCTGTCGATCGATCGGCCTTCCTTCTTCCCGCCCAATGTCCCGATGATCTTGTCGGCGATATCCCTGAATGCCTTGGATTGGGGTGATTCCGGATGAGCCACGACGATCGGATGGCCGGTGTCGCCGCCGTCACGGATCGCAGGATCAATCGGAATGCTCCCCAGGAACGGAACGCCGACCTTTTCCGCGGCGCGCTCTCCGCCACCATGAGAAAAAATATCCGTCCGCTCGCCGCAGTGGCCGCAGACGAAGAAGCTCATGTTTTCGATGATCCCCAGCAGCGGGACGTTCACCTTGGTAAACATCGCCATACCTTTCCGGACGTCGTACAGCGCAACCTCCTGGGGCGTCGTCACGGTGATCGCGCCAGCCAGCGGGACCATTTGCGACAGCGACAGCTGCACGTCGCCGGTGCCGGGAGGCAGATCGATCATCAGGTAATCCAATTCACCCCACAGCACGTCGCGGAAAAACGCCTGCAGGTATTGGTGCACCATCGGCCCCCGCCATACGAGCGGGGCTTCTTCGGGGACCAAGAACGCCATGGATATCAGCTTGACGCCGTAGTTTTCGACCGGAATGATTTTCCCATCCTGCTGCTCCGGACCTTTCGTGCTGCCCATCATCATCGGAATGTTCGGGCCGTATAAATCCGCATCCAGCAATCCGACTTTTGCACCCGTCAGAGCCAGGGCACAGGCCAGATTCGCGGCCACGGTGGACTTACCCACGCCGCCTTTCCCGCTGCTGACGGCAATCACGTGTTTGACGCCTGGAATGAGCTGCTCTTTCGGCTGGGCCTGCTGGCCGGGATGTGAATGTTCGTCCGCCATCTGAAGCCCTCCTCCTAAGGGTGCATGAAGGCCATGCACGCGTGCACGATGCCTCTCCGCATCATACGAGATCGACGGATGCAAAGGAAATGGGTCAATAGACCCACTGTGACGGCCGCGGGGTTTACTCGGAAAGAACGGTGGAGTCAAGACGTCGCAGATTGGTCGCCAGGCCGAGCAGCGAAAGCGTGTAAATGATCCACTTCGACGGATCGAAGTTATACCATTTCGGCCCGTTGCGGTAATCGCGGGCGTAGGTGTGATGGTAATTGTGATAACCCTCTCCGAAGCTCACCAACGAGATGAGCCAGTTATCCTTGCTGCTGTCCTGTGTGCCGTGCGGTTGATCGCCGAACATGTGACACAGCGAGTTGATGGCGAAGGTCGAATTCAGCACCATGAACATGCGGAACATCCCGGCGAGAAAGAAGCAGCCGATACCGCCCATGATCCCTCCGTGCAGGAAGCCCAGCACAAGGGGGAACGCCAGACCGGAGATCACGATCGCATGATAATTCTTGTGCTGCCACATGACCATCGGATCTCTCCGGAGCTGCCGCTCATATTTTTCCAGCCGGTGGGGCGTGTTGATGAATAACCAGCCACAGTGGCTGTGCCAGAATCCCTTCTGGGCATTGTACGGATCTTCCTCCTGGTCCGTCCGAGCGTGATGCCTGATGTGGTCGGAGCACCATCGGAGCGCCGAGTTCTGCAACGCCCATCCGCCTCCGATCAGAAAAATGGCTTTGACCCAAGGGTGGCACTCGAAGCTACGATGGGAGATGAGCCGGTGGTACCCAACTGTAATTCCCATGCCGGTGAACACATACAGGATGCCGAAGACGATCCAGTCAAAAAGCGTATAGCCGTAGAGAAATCCGAAGAGCGGCGTGCCGACGAGTGTGACGATTGCAACCAGGCAAAACAGGATGAACGTCTTGTAGGCAAACGGCGAAGTACCGATAGCGTCGGGCATCCCCACTCCTTAGGTAAATCAGGTAAAAACGAATCAGATCAGCGGTGCTGGCAGTGCTGCTTCGTTCGAAGCATATGCTAACGAAACCTTACGGATTTTTCAACAAAATCCTCACGGTGTATACTGAAGTCGGTGCGAGCGTTCAACGGGAGGCGCATATCCCGTGAGGCATCCCCCGCCTGACCAACGGACCGTCATATCCATCGGCAAACACCTGGCGCATCTTGCCGCCGGACGTACGCCTTGGCTCTTCGAACGGCGCTGGTGGTCCCAGGCGGCGATGAATCTCGCCATGCACGACCCGGCCTTCAAGACGCAGCTGTTTCGGTTCATCGATATGCTCCCCTCCGCCACGTCCGACGCCCGTGTGGTGGACCTCGCCAAGGAATATTTCGGGCCGATGACCGATCACACGTTTGCGCTTCGGTGGGGACTCAAAGTGCTCGCTGCCACGAGCGTCGGAGCCAGTCTCACCGGGCACGCCATCAAGGCCCATGTCGAGCAGCTGGCCAAAACGTTCATTGCCGGCTCCGCCATAGACGATGCACTTCCCGTCTTGCAGGGGCTCTGGAAGGACGGAAAAGCCTGGTCGGTGGATCTCCTGGGAGAGGCCACGATCAGCGACCGAGAGGCCGACCGTTATCGTGATCGCTGTCTGGAAGCATTGCAGACGCTCGCTCCGTCGGCGGCGTCCTGGCCGTTCGTGCCGCATCTCGAACGGGATCATCTCGGTTCTATTCCACGCGTGCAGCTCTCTTTGAAGATCTCCGCCCTCTCCCCGCACCTGGATCCGATCGATCCGGAAGGCAGCTACCGGTCGGTTGCGGCGAGGCTGCGCCCCGTCATCGAAGAGGCCATGCGGTTGCCGGCTTCGCTCATTTTCGACATGGAACAGGCCGCGACCAAGGATCTGTTGATCGCCATCTTCGTTCGTCTCTTCTCTGAACCGGCCTTTCGATCATTTCCCTACGCCGGGTTGGCGGTACAGGCCTATCACAGAGACACCGCCCGCGATGTCCAATCGCTGATCGAATGGGCCGAAGCACGAGACGTCCCAATTACCATCAGACTGGTGAAAGGCGCCTACTGGGATTCAGATACCATCCGCTATCGACAGCTGGGCTGGCCCGTGCCGCTCTTTGAAAAGAAACCGGAGACGGATGCCAATTATGAAACACTCGTCCACTCTCTGTTGAACCGGACCTCGGTGATTCGACCGGCGTTCGGCACCCACAATCTCCGCACTCTGGCTTATATCGAGGCCGTCGCCGAGTCCCTTCGGATCGCACCCGAGACCTGGGAATACCAAATGATCTATGGGATGGCGGAACCCTTCCAGCATGCCATGTGGCGCCGCGGGCGGCGCCTGCGTCTCTATACGCCGGTCGGTGAACTGCTGCCCGGCATGGCTTACCTCGTCCGACGCCTTCTCGAAAATACATCGAACGAATCGTTCCTGCGGAAGGAGTATGTGGAATCCCAATCTCTGGACACGTTATTGACTGCGCCTGCCGTTGATCGTACAGCCGCCGCACCTCGGCCGGATGGAGACGGTGACACGTTTCACAATGAGCCGCCCCGCGACTTTTCCAGAGAGACGGTTCGCGAGGCCATGCAGGACGCGATCGCCTCAGTCAGAAAACAGTTGGGCCGCCAATGGCTCCCGTTGCCCGGATCACCCATCCTTTCAGGTCCGGCAGTCACCTCCCAGAATCCCGCCAGGCCGGGCGAAACCATAGCCATACTTCCCGGCGGCTCGCCGGCCGATATCGACGCAATCGTCGAACGCGCGCGCGCGGCCTGGCCGCAGTGGAGCAATCGGCCGCCGCACGAGCGAGTCAACATTCTTCGGGCGGCAGCGGCCCTCATGCGTGAACGCCGCGAACTCCTTGCGGCATGGGAGATTCTCGAATGCGGAAAGCCTTGGCGCGAAGCGGATGCGGATATCGCGGAAGCAATCGACTTCCTGGAATTCTATGCACTCGAATGGCTTCGTCTTGGTCCTCCCAAGCAGCTTGGACGGATCGCCGGAGAATTGAATCATCGCATGTTGAGCCCGCGAGGCGTGACTGCCGTGATTTCGCCCTGGAATTTTCCGTTGGCCATTCCGGCCGGCATGGTCTCGGCGGCATTGGTGACCGGGAATCCGGTCATCTTCAAACCGTCCGAGCGTTCGTCGATGATCGGACGGCTTCTGGCGGAAATTCTGGTCGAAGCCGGTTTACCGGAAGGAATCTTGACTTTCGTGCCCGGGGCTTCAGAGGTTGGAAACAGGCTGGTGCGGCATCCCGATATTGTGACCATTGCCTTTACCGGATCGAAGGAAACCGGCATGGCCATCCTCAAAGAAACGGCGGCGCCCGCCGGAGGCTGCCGCCTGATCAAGCGGGTTATTGCGGAGATGGGCGGAAAGAACGCCATCATCGTCGATGAGACGGCGGATCTCGACGACGCAATCACTGGTGTGATCACGTCATTCACCGGGTACTCAGGGCAGAAATGTTCCGCCTGCTCCCGAGTCATCGTGCATGCCTCGGTCTATGACCTGTTTGTCAGCCGGCTGAAGGACGCCGTGCGGAGTCTCCGGATGGGACCACCGGACGATCCTGGAACTCAGATCGGACCGGTCGTCGATGAAAGGGCCCGCGCCAAGATTCTTGACTACCTTGAGATCGGCCGACGGGAAGCCCGGCCGCTGATCGACGGGCGTATCGAACAACCTGGATGGTATGTTGGCCCTACGGTGTTCGAAGACGTGCCCCCAACGGCGCGCATCGCCACTGAGGAAATCTTCGGGCCCGTTTTGGCCGTCATCAAGGCTGTTTCATTCGACGACGCGATCACCATCGCCAATGGGACGGACTATGCGTTGACCGGCGGGGTCTACTCGCGCAGCCCTGCGAATCTTGAAACGGCCAGAGCAAGATTCGACGTGGGAAACCTCTATCTCAATCGGCCGATCACCGGCGCGCTGGTCGGACGGCAGCCGTTCGGCGGCCATCGCCTGTCAGGAGTCGGAGCCAAGGCTGGAGGGGAAGAGTACCTGCTGCAGTTTGTGATCACGCGCATCGTCAGTGAACAGACCCTGCGGCGCGGGTTTGCTCCCGTCGAATGACGTCTTCAACGGTTTGATTTCGTACGATTCCAATTCCTCTGTGATCTCGGTAATGACCCCACGGTCCTCAAGCGGCGACAGCTCTTGCCGTTCGACGTACTTCACGAGGCCGACGCCCTTCGCGAACCACGCCGTCATCACGTCCGTGCCGGTCACGACCTTGTTCGATCCCGATAATCGGATCTTCATTTTCATGCGGGCTTCGACGCGAACGGCATCCTGAAACGTTCCCGCCGGGACCGTCACCGGTTCCTGCCCCACGACCGTCGAATCCCCTTGCGCGTCCGCCTTTTCATTCACGCCGTCACGGTCCATGTCGGTACCGAAATCCAAGTCTTTTTTATCGAACTGGGCAAACGACGTCGCAACCTTCATCGGGAACCGCACGATTTGATAGGGAATCAATTGCTTCTCCAATGGAGTTCCCGGCTCAGAGCCGTAATACACGATCCCGACCGAGTCTCGGCGATAAAAGCTGTCCGAGACGCCGTGATTGCCCGGATTCGTATCGTGGAAGACCATCACTGTCACGCCGCGCAATGTCTTGGTTCCAACCACGGAGGACACGTTTGAAAAGAACTTATGTTCGATGGTCTGCAACGGACCTTCGGTGATCTGTCCCCGATATTCCCAATGACTTCCGGTCGTGTCGGGGAAGAACTCGTCCGACCGGTCGATCCCAATCGGATCATCCGCTGCAGGCACCGCCGATGGAGCTCCCACGAAGAACGGCAAACAGAGAATTATAAAAAAAGATATCCGAAAAACCGCTGGCTTCATCATAAGTTCTGACCTCCACTATCCGATTGTGACCGTATCATAGCATTCGAGGGGGCGGCAACACCGGGAGGCGGTACGGCGTCGGACGATGAAAACCTGCTTGCCTTCGACCCGGATCGTCACCATAATCCGCCTCCATGCACACAATTCCTCATCCATCTGCCGAGGGAAGCCGTGCGGCCGTTCTCGTCACAGGTGCGTCGGGCGGCATCGGACGAGCCGTCAGTTTGGCCTTTGCCGGCGCCGGCTATTTCGTCGGAATCCACTATCGCTCGAACAAAACCGCCGCAGCGGAAACGCTGGACCTCGTTCGTCACGCCGGAGCAGAGGGACGGCTATACGAAGCGGACGTACGGCTATCTCCATCCGTTCGCCTCATGATAGACGCTATGGCTCGTGACGCTTCCGGGCTGAACACGCTGGTGTGTAGCGCGGGCATTGCAGGCAGCCGTCTTCTTCTACGAGAGGAAGAAGACCGGTGGGCAGATATCGTGGCAACGAACCTGACTGGCACCTTTCATTGCCTGCGGGCGATCGGTCCCCTCTTTGCCTCTTGCGGTGGAGGGTCCATCGTTGTGATAGGTTCGTTTTCCGGATTCCACGGGTCGGCGGGGCAAGCGGCCTATGCCGCTTCCAAAGCCGGACTCGTCGGCCTCGTCAAGACGGCCGCATTGGAGTGGGGGCCGAGCAATATTCGTGTCAATCTTCTATTGCCGGGGTGGCATCTCACGGGTCTTTCAGGTGATGCATTCCCTTCGCCGGACCAATACATCGACCATGCTCTTCAACGCCCGCCCTCGCTCAAGGAAGCGGCTCATACGGTCCTTCATATGGCTCGATCACAAGACCTGTCAGGTCAGGTATGGAACTGTGACAGTAGGAGTCTCTGAATGAAACGCTCAGGAGCGCGAAAGGCTGTCGGCATCTTTGTTACGGGAACGGACACTGATGTCGGGAAAACACTGCTGACGGCATCCTTGGCTCTGGCCTTGCGCCGTCTTGGACGTGATGTCGGCGTCATGAAGCCGATCGAAACGGGAATCTCGAACGCGGACGTGGCTCGCTCCGATGCCGCCCGCCTCCGGACGGTGATAGGGAGCGATGAGGCCCTCGGGGCGATCTGTCCCTATCGTTTCGATTTGCCGGTCGCCCCGTTCGCGGCGGCCCATACCGAACGCCGGAGCATCGACCTGGGAATGATTCAGCAGGTCTATCGCCTGCTCGCCGGCCGATACGATGCGATGGTGGTAGAGGGAGTCGGCGGCGTCCACGTTCCGATTGCACGCTGCAACGATGTCATGGACTTGATACTCCGCTTGAAACTTCCGGTGGTGGTCGTCGGTCGCGCAGGACTCGGCGGAATCAATCATGCCTTGCTGACGATCCACGCCCTTCGCAGAAGAAAAATCCAGGTTGTGGCACTCATGCTCAATCGAACCACTCCGGTTCAGTCGCGAATAGCTCGTATTCAAGAACGCACCACGGTGCAAGCGCTGAGAGAGGGCGCAGAAGTACCTGTGTTCGGACCTCTTCCGTACGTCCCAGGAATGCAGAGAAGGTTTCAACCGGCTGCCGTTGCGCTGTCGAGGACGGCTGCGGTCATGCGCCTCGCGAAGCTGGTCCTGGCATCTGCCCGATAAACCGCGCCACGGCCGTTTGGATGTCCGAGGCATTCAACACCGCCGAGATCACGGCGACGCCGTTGGCCCCTGCCCGAATGATCTCTCCGACATGTTCCGCCCGAATTCCACCAATGGCAAAAATCGGCACGGTAATCAGTGATCGGACAGCCCTGAGGCCTTCGATACCGACTACCGGGTCATGGTCGGTTTTCGAGAGCGGCGTGAAGATCGGCCCATACCCGATGTAATCAGGTCTGAACCTGGCAGCCGCCTCAACCTGTGCGGGACTGTGCGTCGAAAGGCCGACAATCTTGTCCGGTCCCATGATGGCTCTCGCCTCTGCATAAGGCAGATCGTCCTGTCCCACGTGCACGCCGTCTGCATCCACGGCCAAGGCGAGATCACACCGGTCGTTCACGATGAAAGTGGCTCCAACCGCTTTCGCGATGGTTCGAAGAGCCGACGCTTCTCCATAGGCCTGTTTCATCGACGCAGCTTTATTGCGGTACTGGACAATTCTGGCTCCGCCGCGAACCGCGTCTTTCAAGACCTCGTCAAGCGGACGTTCGGGCCTGACCGTGGGGTCGAGAATGACGTAGAGACCTGACAGTGTCGGCGGGGATGTGCGGCCGGTCATCGCGGGATTGTACCTGGCGCGGTCACAGACGGCTAGCCGGCCAGAAAACGGTCGAGAAACGTCGTGGAGACGTGGCCCTTCTGGAAGTCCGGATCGTTGAGAATCCGTTTGTGAAGGGGGATCGTCGTCTTGATGCCTTCGATGAGAAATTCGTCGAGCGCGCGCCGCATGCGGGCGATGGATTCCTGCCTGGTCCGGCCGTGTGTAATGACCTTCGCAATCATCGAATCGTAATGGGGAACGACCAAGGCGTTGGTTTCCATGGCGGAATCGACCCGGACGCCGTACCCTCCCGGAGCGCTGTACTTGGTGATCAATCCAGGGGAAGGGGTAAATTTTTCAGGGTCCTCGGCATTGATGCGGCATTCCAAACTGTGCCCGTTGATCTTGATGTCCTGCTGCTTGACCGAAAGGGGCTGGCCGTCGGCAAGTTGAATCTGCTCTTTAATGAGATCGACTCCCGTGACCATTTCGGTAATCGGATGCTCGACCTGGATCCGCGTATTCACCTCCATAAAAAAGAAATTCTGGTCCTTGTCGAGCAGAAATTCGACCGTGCCGACGTTGCGATAATGCACGGCTTTGACGGCTTCGACCGCCGTGCGGCCGATTTCCCGTCGCAGCTTTTCGTCCACGGCCGGAGAAGGCGTCTCTTCGACGAGTTTCTGATGGCGTCGCTGAATCGAACAATCCCGCTCCCCGAGATGGACGACGTGGCCCCGATGGTCGGCGGCAATCTGCACTTCGATATGACGAGGCTCCAGAAAGTATCGCTCGAGATAGACACTGTCGTTTCCGAATGTGGACTTCGCTTCAGCTTGGGCCGCCTGGAACGCGCGCGCAAGATCCTCCGCCTTGTTCACGACGCGCATGCCGCGCCCGCCACCACCGGCGGCAGCCTTGATGATGACCGGATAGCCGATTTTCGTGGCGGCTTCAAGCGCTTCCTGCTCGCTCTTGAGCCCCCCCGGGCTTCCCGGTGTCACGGGCAGGCCTCGCCTGGCGACGATCTCACGGGCCTTCGCTTTGTCTCCCATCAGCGCGATGTTCTCCGACGTCGGACCGATAAACTTGACACCGATCGATTCACAGACTTCGGCAAAGTGGGCGTTTTCCGAAAGGAACCCATAGCCGGGATGAATGGCGTCCGCGCCGGTAATTTCTGCGGCGCTGAGCACGTTGGGAATGTTGCGGTAACTGAGCGCGGCTTCGGCCGGTCCCACGCAAATTTTTTCATCGGCGGCGCGGACATGAAGACCGTTGACATCGGCCTCGGAATGAATGGCGACTGTCTTGATTCCAAGCTCTTTGCAGGCCCGGATCACGCGCAGTGCGATCTCTCCGCGATTGGCGACCAATACTTTTTTAAACACGAACCATCTCCGGTATGAACTGAGGGCTACACATGCTCGGGACGGGCTGTGACTGGGCTAGGCGGTCGCTTTCGGATCGATGTGGAAGAGCGCCTGGCCGTATTCGACCGGCTTCGTGCTTTCAGCCAGTATCTTGACGATTCTCCCGTCCACTTCCGATTCGATCTCATTCATCAACTTCATCGCTTCAACAATGCAGAGGACTTGTCCCTTTCTCACGAAATCACCCTCCTCGACGTACGGATCGGCATCGGGAGATGGAGAGCGGTAAAACGTCCCGACGATCGGAGACGTGATCGTGACCAAGCCCGTCGCATCGGCCGACGGCGCGCTGGCCTGCGTTGGAGCCTGACTCGCTGCAGCGGCCGGTGAGAAATCGGGCACCGAGGCCGTCACGGTCTTCATCCCCACCTCATGGCGGAGACGAATACGAATCCCGTCGCGCTCCAGTTCCAACTCGGTCAGATTGTTCCGCTTGAGCAGATCGACCAATTCCTGGATGTGCTTGGACTGGCTCCCGGTCAGAAACAGTGAAGGGCCACCTTCCGTCTGCTCGACAAGCGGCAGTACGATCGGCGCTGCACGCTTCTTGGACTTGCGAGGTTTACTCCCGCTCACCGAACACGCTCCACATAGGCCCTCGTACGGGTATCGATCTTGATCGTGGTGCCCACCTCAAGATACAGCGGGACTTTGATCGTTGCCCCGGTTTCGACGATCGCGGGTTTGGTCCCCCCGGAAGCCGTATCGCCGCGAACCCCTGGTTCGGCCTCGACGACTTTCAATTCGATGAAGATCGGCAGTTCGACATCGATCGGCCGGTGCTCATAAATGAGAATCTTGGCGTTCATGTTTTCCTTCAACAAGTCGGCATTGTCACCCAACTGCTGCTTTTCAAAGGTCAACTGCTCGTAACTATCGGTATCCATGAACGTATAGTCGTCGCCTGTCGCATACAGAAACTGCATCTCGCGCTCTTCGAGATCCGGTTCTTCGAAACGCTCGCCTGAGCGAAACGTCCGGTCCAGGACGTTGCCTGACAGATAGCTTTTTAGTTTGGTGCGGACAAATGCGCCGCCCTTTCCCGGCTTCACATGCTGAAATTCGACGATATAAAACGGTTCCCCGTCAACCATCAATCGCACACCGCCTCGAAAATCCGTGGTAGAAATCACTGCGTACTCCCTTCACATATTTGGCAGACACCACTGTCCTACCGTTTGAAGATGCTCATCTGCCGCGTTTTTTCCTGACCGGCGCCGATGTCTTTCTCGGACGGCGAGACGAGGTGAGATGCGCGTGCAGACCCCGCAGACCGAGGAAGTAGCTCTCGGCGCCGAATCCGGATACCTGTCCAACCGCCACATCGGCCACGTGCGAATGATGCCGAAACGCTTCGCGGCCCTGAATATTTGAAAGATGGACCTCTACCGTTGGCAGCGCCACCGCCAGGACGGCATCCCGAATCGCCACACTAGTATGGGTGTACGCCGCCGGATTGATCAGAATCCCGTCATACCCGCTTCGTGCTTCCTGGATCCATGTCACCAATTCGCCTTCGGCATTTGATTGCCGGATATCCACGTCCACGGTCAGTTCGTCTGCGAGTTTGGTCAACCCGGCATCGATGGCATCCAGAGAGGTGGTGCCGTAAATCGACTGCTCCCGACTGCCCAAGAGATTGAGATTTGGACCGTGTAGCACCAATATCCGCAGCATGCACAACCCGCCTACCCATCGAAATAATCACTCGCACGGCTCCCAAAAGTGCGAGCAGGGCGGCATTGTAACAGGCCACTCAAGACCGGTCAAACGCTCGAAATGTCTCAGGAAGTTGAGGAAGCGGCGCCTGTAGAGGTTGCGTCTTTGCGCCGGTTTTGCCCGATCGCGCGCAGCCAGGACTCCAGTTGAGCGATCGTTTCCGCATGAGGTGACGGTTTGGAGGGAGGCGGAGTTGCTTCAGTTTCAGGGCTCCCCGTGGCCGACTGCCCAGCGGGTTTTCCGCCATCCGCCTGCAAGGCAGATTGGATGATCGAGCCGGCTCTTCCTAGTGGAGAAGACGTTTCACCTGTTTCATCGGAGGCGGAGCCGGAGAGGTCCTCCCGATCCTGCAGGCCAACAGGAGTGCCGCGCTCGGGTGTCGGCTCAACGGACGGGGACGCGTGAACAGGCTGTTCAACCGAGGGTGCTTGGACGTCTTTACTCCGTGGGACCGGACCTTCCTTGGCAGGCATGCCTAGTCGAGCTTGAATGGAAAGCGCTTCCTCATCGCGTGGATTCAGAGCCAGAATCACGGCGCATGATTTCAACGCCGCACCCGTCTGCCCCTGACTCGCATAGATCTTGACCAGTGTTCGATGCGCCCGCAGATTTTCAGGACTGACCTTGATCGCTTCTTCCAGAACAGCCTTCGCTTTGACCGGTTGTCCCAGTTGATCATATGCCCTGCCAAGCACGACCATTGCGGTGATGAACCCCGGATACCGCTTGAGGCCGTCTTCCAAAACCCCCGTGGCTTCCTTCCACATACCGGCCTTGCAGTATTCTTCGGCCAAGGGCAGAAAGGCCTTGGAATGGGGATCCTTAGCCAATTGGAGGGCTAATCGATCGATTTCAAGAGCTGAGTCCGCGTTCTTTTGATTCGGCCGCATACGCTATCTCATCTTCGAACCGAGATCGGTCGCTCGGGCATGCACGGCATCAGGCACGAGGCGCGCCGCTGCATCCAGGATTTCATCAGCCAATCGGCGTTTGGACTTCAGAGGCAATTCGCTGATCGTTCCGTGGCGGTCGATC
This window harbors:
- a CDS encoding Rieske 2Fe-2S domain-containing protein, which gives rise to MGEFVRVAGTGDVKPGSGIVAESNGKTLAVFNVDGTFYAIDNVCIHRGGPLGEGELEGSVVTCPWHGWRFDVTSGVCKNNPSGKVESYQVQVEGADIKVLL
- a CDS encoding Mrp/NBP35 family ATP-binding protein translates to MADEHSHPGQQAQPKEQLIPGVKHVIAVSSGKGGVGKSTVAANLACALALTGAKVGLLDADLYGPNIPMMMGSTKGPEQQDGKIIPVENYGVKLISMAFLVPEEAPLVWRGPMVHQYLQAFFRDVLWGELDYLMIDLPPGTGDVQLSLSQMVPLAGAITVTTPQEVALYDVRKGMAMFTKVNVPLLGIIENMSFFVCGHCGERTDIFSHGGGERAAEKVGVPFLGSIPIDPAIRDGGDTGHPIVVAHPESPQSKAFRDIADKIIGTLGGKKEGRSIDSLLKKIKEPFTQN
- a CDS encoding acyl-CoA desaturase, which produces MPDAIGTSPFAYKTFILFCLVAIVTLVGTPLFGFLYGYTLFDWIVFGILYVFTGMGITVGYHRLISHRSFECHPWVKAIFLIGGGWALQNSALRWCSDHIRHHARTDQEEDPYNAQKGFWHSHCGWLFINTPHRLEKYERQLRRDPMVMWQHKNYHAIVISGLAFPLVLGFLHGGIMGGIGCFFLAGMFRMFMVLNSTFAINSLCHMFGDQPHGTQDSSKDNWLISLVSFGEGYHNYHHTYARDYRNGPKWYNFDPSKWIIYTLSLLGLATNLRRLDSTVLSE
- a CDS encoding proline dehydrogenase family protein; amino-acid sequence: MRHPPPDQRTVISIGKHLAHLAAGRTPWLFERRWWSQAAMNLAMHDPAFKTQLFRFIDMLPSATSDARVVDLAKEYFGPMTDHTFALRWGLKVLAATSVGASLTGHAIKAHVEQLAKTFIAGSAIDDALPVLQGLWKDGKAWSVDLLGEATISDREADRYRDRCLEALQTLAPSAASWPFVPHLERDHLGSIPRVQLSLKISALSPHLDPIDPEGSYRSVAARLRPVIEEAMRLPASLIFDMEQAATKDLLIAIFVRLFSEPAFRSFPYAGLAVQAYHRDTARDVQSLIEWAEARDVPITIRLVKGAYWDSDTIRYRQLGWPVPLFEKKPETDANYETLVHSLLNRTSVIRPAFGTHNLRTLAYIEAVAESLRIAPETWEYQMIYGMAEPFQHAMWRRGRRLRLYTPVGELLPGMAYLVRRLLENTSNESFLRKEYVESQSLDTLLTAPAVDRTAAAPRPDGDGDTFHNEPPRDFSRETVREAMQDAIASVRKQLGRQWLPLPGSPILSGPAVTSQNPARPGETIAILPGGSPADIDAIVERARAAWPQWSNRPPHERVNILRAAAALMRERRELLAAWEILECGKPWREADADIAEAIDFLEFYALEWLRLGPPKQLGRIAGELNHRMLSPRGVTAVISPWNFPLAIPAGMVSAALVTGNPVIFKPSERSSMIGRLLAEILVEAGLPEGILTFVPGASEVGNRLVRHPDIVTIAFTGSKETGMAILKETAAPAGGCRLIKRVIAEMGGKNAIIVDETADLDDAITGVITSFTGYSGQKCSACSRVIVHASVYDLFVSRLKDAVRSLRMGPPDDPGTQIGPVVDERARAKILDYLEIGRREARPLIDGRIEQPGWYVGPTVFEDVPPTARIATEEIFGPVLAVIKAVSFDDAITIANGTDYALTGGVYSRSPANLETARARFDVGNLYLNRPITGALVGRQPFGGHRLSGVGAKAGGEEYLLQFVITRIVSEQTLRRGFAPVE
- a CDS encoding SDR family NAD(P)-dependent oxidoreductase, coding for MHTIPHPSAEGSRAAVLVTGASGGIGRAVSLAFAGAGYFVGIHYRSNKTAAAETLDLVRHAGAEGRLYEADVRLSPSVRLMIDAMARDASGLNTLVCSAGIAGSRLLLREEEDRWADIVATNLTGTFHCLRAIGPLFASCGGGSIVVIGSFSGFHGSAGQAAYAASKAGLVGLVKTAALEWGPSNIRVNLLLPGWHLTGLSGDAFPSPDQYIDHALQRPPSLKEAAHTVLHMARSQDLSGQVWNCDSRSL